A genomic window from Bernardetia sp. includes:
- a CDS encoding 7TM diverse intracellular signaling domain-containing protein, producing the protein MGDSSVLFAQQNEVFYFSDRGEQVELELLKNVSVANIYEVEKQKNENFVPIKSSYLNLGYEQQEKWIRIKIPPYVEHKTFYLELEYPLLDSVSLFYKDTTSNIWQVKHSGDALPFHQRDINYHNLIFKVPVTKDSVSYYFRIKTKGSLQVSVKLWNESSLFEEILSEQLIFGGLFGVFMVLAAYGFLIGGLLKMRAYLYYAMLVLSSALFLSVMNGYAFQYLWATAPEWGNEALPFSVGVFTVSALNFTQLFLLTKKHAPVIQKLMQLSSLIAGIIASIVFIGYYNLLTQIVVANAVFGAVLILYTAVITRARGYAFSRFVVSGSYLFAIGILLAVLKSFGIVDTTFITRHGIELGTVFYLLLCAVSLNDRYTVQKIVKKEEGEEENQ; encoded by the coding sequence ATGGGAGATTCAAGTGTTTTATTTGCACAGCAAAATGAAGTGTTTTATTTTTCAGATAGAGGAGAGCAAGTTGAGTTAGAGCTTCTAAAAAATGTGAGTGTTGCCAATATTTATGAAGTAGAGAAGCAGAAGAACGAAAATTTTGTTCCTATCAAATCTTCTTATTTGAATTTAGGATATGAGCAACAAGAAAAATGGATAAGAATAAAAATTCCTCCGTATGTAGAGCATAAAACTTTTTATTTAGAGCTTGAATATCCGTTACTAGACAGTGTTTCACTTTTTTATAAAGATACAACATCAAATATTTGGCAGGTCAAACATAGTGGCGATGCTCTGCCTTTTCATCAAAGAGATATCAATTATCACAATCTTATTTTTAAAGTTCCTGTTACAAAAGATAGTGTTTCTTATTACTTTCGTATCAAGACAAAGGGAAGTTTGCAAGTTTCTGTAAAACTTTGGAACGAGAGCAGTCTGTTTGAAGAAATATTGAGCGAACAACTTATTTTTGGTGGTCTGTTTGGTGTTTTTATGGTCTTGGCAGCATATGGCTTTTTGATAGGAGGACTTTTGAAAATGCGTGCTTACCTTTATTATGCGATGCTTGTCTTGTCGTCTGCTTTGTTTTTGTCTGTGATGAATGGCTATGCGTTTCAATATTTGTGGGCAACTGCCCCCGAGTGGGGAAACGAAGCTCTGCCTTTTAGTGTGGGTGTTTTTACCGTTTCGGCACTCAATTTTACCCAGCTTTTTTTACTTACCAAAAAACACGCTCCAGTTATACAAAAACTGATGCAGCTTTCTTCTCTTATCGCAGGGATTATAGCAAGTATAGTTTTTATTGGTTATTATAATCTTCTTACTCAAATTGTAGTAGCAAATGCCGTTTTTGGTGCTGTTTTGATACTTTATACTGCTGTTATTACTCGTGCTAGAGGATATGCGTTTTCTCGTTTTGTGGTTTCGGGTTCGTATCTGTTTGCTATCGGAATTTTGCTTGCTGTTTTGAAATCTTTCGGAATAGTAGATACTACTTTTATTACAAGACACGGAATAGAACTAGGAACTGTTTTTTATTTACTTTTATGTGCTGTTTCCCTAAACGACCGTTACACGGTTCAGAAAATTGTTAAAAAAGAGGAGGGAGAAGAAGAAAATCAATAA
- the recO gene encoding DNA repair protein RecO: protein MLEKTQGIVLCFTRYSETSIICRIFTKKFGLNSYVINGVRKKSKTSPKKMALYQPLTILDMVIYYKEGKGLLRISDASIEHPFKSLPFEPKKSSIALFLTEILRKALQEEGQSEELFIFLKESVIFLDDVEEEYENFHIQFLLKLIPFLGFGIESAEDFFELEMPQFEVNKMTTDYVNALMKLEYSDYLPMNGKMRRMFLYWILAFYRNHLEDFGYIRSLTVLKEIFEEE, encoded by the coding sequence ATGTTAGAAAAAACTCAAGGTATTGTTTTATGCTTTACAAGGTATAGTGAAACTTCCATTATTTGCCGAATATTTACTAAAAAATTCGGTCTCAATTCCTATGTCATCAATGGAGTGCGAAAAAAAAGTAAAACGAGTCCAAAAAAAATGGCTCTTTACCAGCCTCTTACCATCTTAGATATGGTTATTTACTACAAAGAAGGAAAAGGATTATTACGCATTTCGGATGCTTCTATCGAACACCCGTTTAAAAGTCTGCCCTTTGAACCAAAAAAATCTAGTATTGCTCTTTTTCTGACAGAAATTCTTAGAAAAGCCCTGCAAGAAGAAGGACAAAGTGAAGAATTATTTATTTTTCTAAAAGAAAGCGTTATTTTCTTAGATGATGTGGAAGAAGAATACGAAAATTTTCATATTCAGTTTTTATTAAAACTTATTCCCTTTTTAGGATTTGGTATTGAATCGGCAGAGGATTTTTTTGAGTTAGAAATGCCACAGTTTGAAGTCAATAAAATGACTACAGATTATGTAAATGCACTTATGAAATTAGAATACAGCGATTATTTACCTATGAATGGAAAAATGCGCCGAATGTTTTTGTATTGGATTTTAGCTTTTTACAGAAACCATTTAGAAGATTTTGGATATATTCGTTCACTAACTGTTTTGAAAGAAATTTTTGAAGAAGAATAG